In the Azospirillum formosense genome, one interval contains:
- a CDS encoding lysophospholipase — protein MAKLIVGIGLLLSGCTAAYQPMGLPVTQPALTDNALIAADGFELPLRRWLPQDGPPRAVVLALHGYNDYSNAFDGAGRSLATRGIAVYAYDQRGFGATRNTGIWPGTDTLVADLKTAVSQIHARHPGLPVYLMGESMGGAVVLTAMTGPTPPNVNGTILVAPAVWGRDAMGFFPRALLWLSYNTVPGMVVHPPKDLKIQASDNIEMLRALGRDPLVIKGSRVDALEGLTDLMGSALAACGHLKVPSLVLYGAHEEVLPKTPVNRAVEDFEAGGRHVVAVYPDGWHMLLRDLKGQVVVNDIAAWIENPKQPLASGADRNRSLLAAK, from the coding sequence ATGGCGAAACTGATCGTCGGGATCGGCCTTCTGCTGTCGGGCTGCACCGCGGCCTATCAGCCGATGGGTCTTCCCGTGACCCAGCCGGCCCTGACCGACAACGCCCTGATCGCCGCCGACGGCTTCGAACTGCCGCTGCGCCGCTGGCTGCCCCAGGACGGGCCCCCGCGCGCGGTGGTTCTGGCCCTGCACGGCTACAACGACTACTCCAACGCCTTCGACGGGGCCGGGCGCAGCCTCGCCACGCGGGGGATCGCGGTCTACGCCTACGACCAGCGCGGCTTCGGCGCCACGCGGAACACCGGCATCTGGCCGGGCACCGACACGCTGGTGGCCGACCTGAAGACGGCGGTGTCCCAGATCCACGCCCGCCACCCCGGCCTGCCGGTGTATCTGATGGGCGAGAGCATGGGCGGCGCCGTGGTGCTGACGGCGATGACCGGCCCGACTCCGCCCAACGTGAACGGCACGATCCTGGTCGCCCCCGCCGTCTGGGGCCGCGACGCGATGGGGTTCTTCCCGCGGGCCCTGCTCTGGCTCAGCTACAACACCGTTCCTGGGATGGTGGTGCACCCGCCGAAGGATCTGAAGATCCAGGCGTCCGACAACATCGAGATGCTGCGCGCGCTGGGCCGCGACCCGCTGGTCATCAAGGGCTCGCGCGTCGATGCGCTGGAGGGGCTGACCGACCTGATGGGTTCGGCCCTTGCCGCCTGCGGGCATCTGAAGGTGCCGTCCCTGGTGCTCTATGGCGCCCACGAGGAGGTGCTGCCGAAGACCCCGGTCAACCGCGCGGTCGAGGATTTCGAGGCCGGCGGGCGGCATGTGGTGGCGGTCTATCCCGACGGCTGGCACATGCTGCTGCGCGACCTGAAGGGTCAGGTGGTGGTCAACGACATCGCCGCCTGGATCGAGAACCCCAAGCAGCCCCTGGCCAGCGGCGCCGACCGCAACCGCAGCCTCCTGGCCGCGAAATAG
- a CDS encoding ABC transporter ATP-binding protein — translation MVAHAPLNAAALPAHPVPAYAVEVRGLTKTYQASGKAGPKQALKGIDLAIPRGAVFGLLGPNGAGKSTLINIMAGLVNKTGGTVSIWGTDIDAHPRQARASIGVVPQELNMDPFFTPREMLELQAGLYGVPKAERRTEELLEAVGLRDKADAYARSLSGGMKRRLMVAKAMVHTPPVLVLDEPTAGVDVELRIQLWEHVRKLNREGSTVLLTTHYLEEAQELCDSIAIINHGTVVACEPTATLLRRVDAKALTVLVDRDLDAVPAELSAFTAELAEPRRLIVRYQPSRQRVDGILAALAAAGLGVVDLSTEESDLEDIFLQLTGGAHARKEIAHDAA, via the coding sequence ATGGTTGCGCACGCCCCGCTGAACGCCGCCGCCCTGCCCGCCCACCCCGTCCCCGCCTACGCCGTGGAGGTGCGCGGCCTCACCAAGACCTACCAGGCCTCGGGAAAGGCCGGCCCGAAACAAGCCCTTAAGGGCATCGACCTGGCGATTCCGCGCGGGGCGGTGTTCGGGCTGCTGGGGCCGAACGGGGCGGGCAAGTCCACGCTCATCAACATCATGGCCGGGCTGGTCAACAAGACCGGCGGCACGGTGTCGATCTGGGGAACCGACATCGACGCCCATCCGCGCCAGGCGCGGGCGTCGATCGGCGTGGTCCCCCAGGAACTGAACATGGACCCTTTTTTCACCCCGCGGGAAATGCTGGAGCTTCAGGCCGGCCTCTACGGCGTGCCCAAGGCCGAGCGCCGGACCGAGGAGCTGCTGGAGGCGGTGGGCTTGCGCGACAAGGCCGACGCCTACGCCCGCTCGCTGTCGGGCGGCATGAAGCGGCGGCTGATGGTGGCGAAGGCGATGGTGCACACCCCGCCCGTCCTGGTGCTGGACGAGCCGACCGCCGGCGTGGACGTGGAGCTGCGCATCCAGTTGTGGGAGCATGTGCGCAAGCTGAACCGCGAGGGCTCGACGGTGCTGCTGACCACCCATTATCTGGAAGAGGCGCAGGAGTTGTGCGACTCCATCGCCATCATCAACCATGGCACGGTGGTGGCCTGCGAGCCGACGGCCACCCTGCTCCGCCGGGTGGACGCCAAGGCGCTGACCGTTCTGGTCGACCGCGACCTGGACGCCGTTCCGGCGGAGCTGTCCGCCTTCACCGCCGAACTGGCCGAGCCGCGGCGCCTGATCGTCCGCTACCAGCCGAGCCGCCAGCGGGTGGACGGCATCCTCGCCGCGCTGGCCGCGGCCGGGCTGGGGGTGGTCGATCTCAGCACCGAGGAATCGGACCTGGAGGACATCTTCCTGCAGCTGACCGGCGGCGCCCACGCCCGCAAGGAGATCGCGCACGATGCGGCGTAG
- a CDS encoding zinc-finger domain-containing protein, whose protein sequence is MQPIETIEVETLTVGCDGGGGALGHPLVYLTLSAEGKVECPYCSRHFVLKEGAKTGTHGH, encoded by the coding sequence ATGCAGCCAATTGAAACGATCGAAGTCGAGACCCTGACCGTCGGGTGCGACGGTGGCGGCGGTGCGCTCGGCCACCCGCTGGTCTATCTGACGCTGAGCGCCGAGGGGAAGGTCGAATGCCCCTACTGCTCGCGCCACTTCGTCCTGAAGGAAGGCGCGAAGACGGGCACGCACGGGCACTGA
- a CDS encoding EAL domain-containing protein yields the protein MSQETEEQYRSIFENAVEGIYQTTVDGRYLRVNPALARIYGYRSPADLIDNLTDIAGQLYVDPGKREAFARLMAERDVVQSFEARVFRNDGSIIWISENARCVRDPQGRIRYYEGTVQDITERKQHEEKIRLLATVFDSVADGILIVDPDLSVQAVNPAYEVMTDFQREELLHRPLVIFAPGSHERAFIDDIWRAARTEGRWQGEVTSFRHSGDAFAASLSVTAVRAPGGALEHYVLTLADISQRKYQEHQIRYQASFDRLTDLPNRWLVCERLEEAIARAQRMRTKVAVAFLDLNRFKQVNDTLGHHAGDDLLKLVAKRLRNCTRVSDTVGRLGGDEFLIVAPDAVDRAAGARLVEKVLYSMGEPFAVHNQELFCGASIGVAFFPDDGETADQLLRNADLAMYHAKRNPECKFVFYEAGMRERTGFTLGLESDLRRAAATGEEFELHFQPKVDMPHRGYHRVIGAEALIRWRHPVRGLVSPAEFIPLAEETGLIWEIGAWTLREACGRLAGWLAAGLDIASVSVNLSPRQFQDARLVTFVRDVVERSGVPPERLELELTEGAMIGDIEKAVTILHGLKGIGIRLSIDDFGTGYSSLAYLKRFPINTLKIDRSFVRDIVQSSTDPAIVNTIVNLADSLGFDTIAEGVETEEQADMLRRQRCTRIQGFLISRPLDVDAFERFLLENAG from the coding sequence ATGAGCCAAGAGACGGAAGAGCAATACAGAAGTATTTTCGAGAACGCGGTCGAAGGTATTTACCAGACCACGGTGGACGGGCGTTATCTGCGGGTCAACCCGGCGCTGGCGCGGATCTACGGCTACCGGTCGCCGGCCGATCTGATCGACAACCTGACGGACATCGCCGGCCAGCTCTACGTCGACCCCGGCAAGCGCGAGGCCTTCGCCCGCCTGATGGCCGAGCGCGACGTGGTGCAGAGCTTCGAGGCGCGGGTCTTCCGCAACGACGGCTCGATCATCTGGATTTCCGAGAACGCGCGCTGCGTGCGCGATCCGCAGGGCCGCATCCGCTATTACGAAGGCACCGTCCAGGACATCACCGAGCGCAAGCAGCACGAGGAGAAGATCCGTCTGCTCGCCACCGTCTTCGACAGCGTGGCCGACGGCATCCTGATCGTGGACCCCGATCTGTCCGTGCAGGCGGTCAACCCGGCCTACGAGGTGATGACCGACTTCCAGCGGGAGGAGCTTCTCCACCGCCCGCTGGTGATTTTCGCCCCCGGCTCGCACGAGCGCGCCTTCATCGACGACATCTGGCGCGCCGCCCGCACCGAGGGGCGCTGGCAGGGAGAGGTCACCAGCTTCCGCCATTCCGGCGACGCCTTCGCGGCCTCGCTGTCGGTCACGGCGGTGCGCGCGCCGGGCGGGGCGCTGGAGCATTACGTGCTGACGCTCGCCGACATCAGCCAGCGCAAGTACCAGGAACACCAGATCCGCTACCAGGCCAGCTTCGACCGGCTGACCGACCTGCCGAACCGCTGGCTGGTCTGCGAACGGCTGGAGGAGGCCATCGCGCGCGCCCAGCGCATGCGCACCAAGGTCGCCGTGGCCTTCCTCGACCTCAACCGCTTCAAGCAGGTCAACGACACGCTGGGTCACCACGCCGGCGACGACCTGCTGAAGCTGGTGGCCAAGCGGCTGCGCAACTGCACCCGCGTGTCCGACACGGTGGGCCGGCTGGGCGGCGACGAGTTCCTGATCGTGGCGCCCGACGCGGTGGACCGCGCCGCCGGCGCCCGGTTGGTCGAGAAGGTGCTCTATTCGATGGGCGAGCCCTTCGCCGTCCACAACCAGGAACTCTTCTGCGGCGCCTCGATCGGCGTCGCCTTCTTCCCCGACGACGGCGAAACGGCGGACCAGCTCCTGCGCAACGCCGACCTCGCCATGTACCACGCCAAGCGCAACCCGGAATGCAAGTTCGTCTTCTACGAGGCGGGCATGCGCGAGCGCACCGGCTTCACGCTGGGGCTGGAAAGCGACCTGCGCCGGGCCGCCGCGACCGGCGAGGAGTTCGAGCTGCATTTCCAGCCCAAGGTGGACATGCCGCACCGCGGCTATCACCGGGTGATCGGGGCGGAGGCGCTGATCCGCTGGCGCCATCCGGTCCGCGGCCTCGTCAGCCCGGCGGAGTTCATCCCGCTGGCCGAGGAGACCGGCCTGATCTGGGAGATCGGCGCCTGGACGCTGCGGGAGGCCTGCGGCCGGCTGGCCGGCTGGCTGGCCGCGGGGCTGGACATCGCGTCGGTGTCGGTCAATCTGTCGCCACGCCAGTTCCAGGACGCGCGTCTGGTGACTTTCGTCCGCGACGTGGTGGAGCGCAGCGGCGTGCCGCCCGAACGGTTGGAGCTGGAGCTGACCGAGGGCGCCATGATCGGCGACATCGAGAAGGCGGTGACCATCCTGCACGGTCTGAAGGGGATCGGCATCCGCCTGTCCATCGACGATTTCGGGACCGGCTATTCCTCCCTGGCCTATCTGAAACGCTTCCCGATCAACACGCTGAAGATCGACCGCAGCTTCGTCCGCGACATCGTGCAGTCCTCGACCGACCCGGCCATCGTCAACACCATCGTGAACCTCGCCGACAGCCTGGGCTTCGACACCATCGCCGAAGGGGTGGAGACGGAGGAACAGGCGGACATGCTGCGCCGCCAGCGCTGCACGCGCATCCAGGGCTTCCTGATCAGCCGCCCGCTGGACGTGGATGCCTTCGAGCGCTTCCTGCTGGAGAACGCCGGGTAA
- a CDS encoding GntR family transcriptional regulator, with product MQTMSFSVAPLDQGMSFKAKAYQALRQAITQMDIYGGPSEIRLDERQLCEALGVSRTPVREAMALLEQEGFIRSMPRRGIFVVRKTKAEIIEMITVCAALEGMAARLFVERADERGMADLHETFDRFAEGELADHVLEYSDANVAFHQSIIQASGCTLIADLTDRFFIHMRAIRRVTMRRGGRAETSIVEHRDIIDALTRRDADLAERRVREHTLGLARHVEQHCDFLD from the coding sequence ATGCAGACGATGAGTTTCTCGGTCGCACCCCTCGATCAGGGGATGAGCTTCAAGGCCAAGGCCTACCAGGCGTTGCGCCAGGCCATCACCCAGATGGACATCTACGGCGGGCCGAGCGAGATCCGCCTCGACGAGCGCCAGCTCTGCGAGGCGCTGGGCGTCAGCCGCACCCCGGTGCGCGAGGCGATGGCGCTGCTGGAGCAGGAGGGCTTCATCCGCTCCATGCCCCGGCGCGGCATCTTCGTGGTGCGCAAGACCAAGGCGGAGATCATCGAGATGATCACCGTCTGCGCGGCTCTGGAGGGCATGGCCGCCCGCCTCTTCGTCGAGCGCGCCGACGAGCGCGGCATGGCCGACCTGCACGAGACCTTCGACCGCTTCGCCGAAGGCGAGCTGGCCGATCACGTGCTGGAGTATTCCGACGCCAACGTCGCCTTCCACCAGTCGATCATCCAGGCCTCGGGCTGCACGCTCATCGCCGACCTGACCGACCGCTTCTTCATCCACATGCGGGCCATCCGCCGCGTCACCATGCGCCGCGGCGGCCGGGCCGAGACGTCCATCGTCGAGCACCGCGACATCATCGACGCCCTGACCCGGCGCGACGCCGACCTGGCCGAGCGGCGGGTGCGCGAGCACACGCTGGGGCTGGCCCGCCATGTCGAACAGCACTGCGATTTTCTCGATTGA
- the oxc gene encoding oxalyl-CoA decarboxylase has translation MSAVTVLNNQATAATDAEPALTDGFQLVIDALKLNGIENLYVVPGIPISDLLRMAQGEGLRVISFRHEQNAGNAAAIAGFLTKKPGVCMTVSAPGFLNGLTALANATTNCFPMILISGSSEREIVDLQQGDYEEMDQLAIAKPLCKAAFRVLHAQDIGIAVARAIRAAVSGRPGGVYLDLPAKLFSQVMDAAEGARSLVKVVDAAPAQLPSPDSVARALEVLKGAKRPLIILGKGAAYAQADEAVRELVEKSGIPFLPMSMAKGLLPDTHPQSAGAARSMVLKDADVVVLVGARLNWLLSHGKGKTWGEPGSKTFIQIDIEPREMDSNVAIVAPLVGDIGSCVSALTAGMAKGWTPPAAEWTGAVAARKEANIAKMAPKLMSNASPMNFHGALGALRRVVQERPDALLVNEGANTLDLARGIIDMHQPRKRLDVGTWGVMGIGMGFAVAAAVESGKPVLAVEGDSAFGFSGMEVETICRYNLPVCIVVFNNNGIYKGTDVNPTGGSDPSPMVFVPDSRYDKMMEAFGGAGVNVTTPDELYRAVSAAMDSGRPTLINAVIDPNAGSESGNIGSLNPTSAVRKGPKQ, from the coding sequence ATGTCAGCCGTCACAGTCCTCAACAACCAAGCCACGGCCGCCACCGATGCGGAACCGGCGCTGACGGATGGTTTCCAGCTCGTCATCGATGCCCTCAAGCTCAACGGCATCGAGAACCTCTACGTCGTGCCGGGCATCCCGATTTCCGACCTGCTGCGCATGGCCCAGGGCGAGGGGCTGCGGGTCATCTCCTTCCGCCACGAGCAGAACGCCGGCAACGCCGCGGCGATCGCCGGCTTTCTGACCAAGAAGCCGGGCGTGTGCATGACCGTCTCGGCGCCGGGCTTCCTCAACGGCCTGACCGCGCTGGCCAACGCCACCACCAACTGCTTCCCGATGATCCTGATCTCCGGTTCCTCGGAGCGCGAGATCGTCGACCTCCAGCAGGGCGACTACGAGGAGATGGACCAGCTGGCCATCGCCAAGCCGCTGTGCAAGGCGGCCTTCCGCGTGCTGCACGCCCAGGACATCGGCATCGCGGTGGCCCGGGCCATCCGCGCCGCGGTGTCGGGCCGTCCGGGCGGCGTCTACCTCGACCTGCCGGCCAAGCTGTTCTCGCAGGTGATGGACGCCGCCGAGGGTGCCCGCTCGCTGGTCAAGGTGGTCGACGCCGCGCCGGCGCAGCTGCCCTCGCCGGACTCGGTGGCGCGCGCGCTGGAGGTGCTGAAGGGCGCCAAGCGGCCGCTGATCATCCTCGGCAAGGGGGCGGCCTACGCCCAGGCCGACGAGGCGGTGCGCGAGCTGGTCGAGAAGAGCGGCATCCCGTTCCTGCCGATGAGCATGGCCAAGGGTCTGCTGCCCGACACCCACCCGCAGTCGGCGGGCGCGGCGCGCTCGATGGTTCTGAAGGACGCCGACGTGGTGGTGCTGGTGGGGGCGCGGCTGAACTGGCTGCTGTCGCACGGCAAGGGCAAGACGTGGGGCGAGCCGGGGTCGAAGACCTTCATCCAGATCGACATCGAGCCGCGCGAGATGGACAGCAACGTGGCGATCGTGGCGCCACTGGTCGGCGACATCGGGTCGTGCGTGTCGGCGCTGACGGCGGGCATGGCCAAGGGCTGGACGCCGCCGGCGGCGGAATGGACCGGGGCGGTTGCGGCGCGCAAGGAGGCGAACATCGCCAAGATGGCGCCCAAGCTGATGAGCAACGCCTCGCCGATGAACTTCCACGGCGCGCTGGGCGCTCTGCGCCGGGTGGTGCAGGAGCGGCCGGACGCGCTGCTGGTGAACGAGGGGGCCAACACGCTGGACTTGGCGCGCGGGATCATCGACATGCACCAGCCGCGCAAGCGCCTGGACGTCGGGACCTGGGGCGTGATGGGCATCGGGATGGGCTTCGCGGTGGCGGCGGCTGTGGAGTCGGGCAAGCCGGTGCTGGCGGTGGAGGGCGACAGCGCCTTCGGCTTCTCGGGCATGGAGGTGGAGACGATCTGCCGCTACAACCTGCCGGTGTGCATCGTGGTGTTCAACAACAACGGCATCTACAAGGGGACGGACGTGAACCCGACGGGCGGGTCGGACCCGTCGCCGATGGTCTTCGTGCCGGACTCGCGCTACGACAAGATGATGGAGGCCTTCGGCGGCGCTGGCGTCAACGTGACGACGCCGGACGAGCTGTACCGGGCGGTCAGCGCGGCGATGGACAGCGGCCGGCCGACGCTGATCAACGCGGTGATCGACCCCAACGCCGGGTCGGAGAGCGGCAACATCGGCAGCCTCAACCCCACCAGCGCCGTCCGCAAGGGGCCCAAGCAGTAA
- a CDS encoding NADH-ubiquinone oxidoreductase-F iron-sulfur binding region domain-containing protein, translated as MDTAIVAKDDTKRRAIHPGSGRRNTRPQPKGRQVDPAALAEVQGLLGDRSRQRDLLIEHLHLLQDTYHGLHARHLAALAHEMRLALVEVYEVASFYAHFDIVMDGEEAPPPVTVRVCDSLSCCMAGGEKLLDELKAADMGPGVRVVRAPCMGACHNAPAVAIGHALHENATVESVVTAVKNGETHPQLPTYISLEQYKAEGGYRLLAECLAGNVPVDDILGKLEGANLRGLGGAGFPTGRKWRFVRHEPGPRLMAVNGDEGEPGTFKDRFYLENDPHRFLEGMLIGAWVVEATDVYIYLRDEYPHIRELLEHEIAAVEKAGLAGHTRIHLRRGAGAYICGEESAMLESIEGKRGLPRHKPPFPSVVGLFGRPTLINNVETLFWIRDILEKGADWWGGHGRNGRKGLRSYSVSGHVKDPGVKLAPAGLTIRELIDEYCGGMADGHTLKGYLPGGASGGILPASMDDIPLDFGTLEQHGCFIGSAAVVVLSDKDDMRKVVRNLLDFFEDESCGQCTPCRVGTEKAVALIKQPVWDEPLLTELARLMGTASICGLGQAAMNPLKSALKHFRDDLRGEVQ; from the coding sequence ATGGACACGGCCATCGTCGCCAAAGACGACACAAAAAGGCGCGCCATCCATCCCGGTTCGGGGCGCCGGAACACCCGGCCCCAGCCGAAGGGCCGGCAGGTCGATCCGGCGGCACTGGCGGAGGTGCAGGGGCTTCTCGGTGACCGGTCCCGGCAGCGGGATCTGTTGATCGAGCATCTGCACCTGTTGCAGGACACCTATCACGGGCTGCACGCCCGCCATCTCGCGGCGCTCGCCCACGAGATGCGGCTGGCCCTGGTGGAGGTGTACGAGGTGGCGTCCTTCTACGCCCACTTCGACATCGTGATGGACGGCGAGGAAGCCCCTCCGCCCGTGACCGTCCGGGTCTGCGACAGCCTGTCCTGCTGCATGGCCGGCGGCGAAAAGCTGCTCGACGAGTTGAAGGCCGCCGACATGGGTCCGGGCGTCCGGGTGGTGCGCGCGCCCTGCATGGGCGCCTGCCACAACGCCCCGGCGGTGGCCATCGGCCACGCCCTGCACGAGAACGCCACGGTCGAGAGCGTGGTGACCGCCGTGAAGAACGGCGAGACGCACCCGCAGCTCCCCACCTACATCAGCCTGGAGCAGTACAAGGCGGAGGGCGGCTACCGCCTGCTGGCCGAGTGCCTCGCCGGCAACGTCCCGGTGGACGACATCCTCGGCAAGCTGGAGGGCGCCAACCTGCGCGGCCTCGGCGGCGCCGGCTTCCCGACCGGCCGCAAGTGGCGCTTCGTCCGCCACGAGCCCGGCCCCCGCCTGATGGCGGTGAACGGGGACGAGGGCGAGCCGGGCACCTTCAAGGACCGCTTCTACCTCGAGAACGATCCGCACCGCTTCCTGGAAGGGATGCTGATCGGCGCCTGGGTGGTCGAGGCGACCGACGTCTACATCTACCTGCGCGACGAGTACCCGCACATCCGCGAGCTGCTGGAGCATGAGATCGCCGCTGTGGAGAAGGCGGGCCTCGCCGGGCACACCCGCATCCATCTGCGGCGCGGCGCCGGGGCCTACATCTGCGGCGAGGAGTCCGCGATGCTGGAGAGCATCGAGGGCAAGCGCGGCCTGCCGCGGCACAAGCCGCCCTTCCCGTCGGTGGTCGGCCTGTTCGGCCGCCCGACCCTCATCAACAACGTCGAGACGTTGTTCTGGATCAGGGACATCCTTGAGAAGGGCGCCGACTGGTGGGGCGGCCACGGGCGCAACGGCCGCAAGGGCCTGCGCAGCTACTCCGTCTCCGGTCACGTCAAGGACCCGGGCGTGAAGCTGGCCCCCGCTGGCCTCACCATCCGCGAGCTGATCGACGAGTATTGCGGCGGCATGGCCGACGGCCACACGCTCAAGGGCTATCTGCCCGGCGGCGCGTCGGGCGGCATCCTGCCCGCCAGCATGGACGACATCCCGCTGGACTTCGGCACGCTGGAGCAGCACGGCTGCTTCATCGGCTCCGCCGCGGTGGTCGTGCTGTCGGACAAGGACGACATGCGCAAGGTCGTGCGCAACCTGCTGGACTTCTTCGAGGACGAGAGCTGCGGCCAGTGCACGCCCTGCCGCGTCGGAACGGAGAAGGCGGTGGCGCTCATCAAGCAGCCGGTGTGGGACGAGCCGCTTCTGACGGAACTCGCACGGCTGATGGGCACGGCGTCGATCTGCGGCCTGGGTCAGGCCGCGATGAACCCACTCAAGAGTGCGCTGAAGCACTTCCGCGACGATCTGCGCGGGGAGGTCCAGTGA